TGATAACCGAATCCAGTAGCCTTATTCTGGCTGTAGTAGGCAAAGTCTTTGGTGAAAGAGCTGCCATCAAAATGTCCGAACATCATGGTTTCAGTATGTTCGTTAAATGCCAGACCGGCCGGATTATATTTCACTGCCAGGGGATCATCAACAGCCGCCACTGATGGTAGAGTGAATTGGATCTGACCAAAAAGCAGATTAGCCCCAAAGAGCACCATAATTACTATACGAAACATGTGTGTTGTCCTTTCAATTAAGCAACCACTGATTGCACGGATTGCACGGATTTTTTTGTTCTTTGATCTCTTTGCGACCTCAGCGCTTCTGTGCCCTTATGCCTTAAAGGGCTCGAAGGAAACAAAATCGGCATGGTGAACAATGATGGATTCGGTTGTCCGCATACCCAGATCACCCTCTTTCGAATGGGTACCGATAATATGCTGAACCTCAGGTGGTAATCCAAACTTGAACGCAATTGAGGCACCGCTAAAGGGATGGCGCACGATCTTGCCCATGGAACTTGTACCCAGCTTACCATCCTGCATCTCGTATTCAAGCAATTTACCAATATCAATAAGGATAGCACCTGAGATCAGGATATCCATATCAATCTGCATGGAATCACCAAAATTCTCCTGCATGCGCTTGGCAATATCCACAGCAAGTTGAACACAAGTTCGTTTATGATTCATAAACGAGACATCCACATCTTTAATAAGCAAAGAGAAGGGAATCACTTCCAGATCCTCTGGACTCAGAACGCTATTTTCAATGGCCCAAACCCACGCATCCAGGGTTTTCTCTCTCAACTCATCGTCTTTGATCCAGTTAATTTCCGGCCAGATTTTTAAAACTTTATCTCTCATGTTTTCTCCACTTTGTTTATTAAATAGTTGGTCTTTTTCTAGTCGAGGAACCCTCTCTGTCCCGACCCGTTGTGACATCTCCCCGAGGGGAGATTAATGCACTGCCCTGACTGGGGACCTGCTTTATATATGCCAATATTGTTTGCAGGACTTGTTCCTG
The sequence above is drawn from the Candidatus Neomarinimicrobiota bacterium genome and encodes:
- a CDS encoding HD domain-containing protein, whose amino-acid sequence is MRDKVLKIWPEINWIKDDELREKTLDAWVWAIENSVLSPEDLEVIPFSLLIKDVDVSFMNHKRTCVQLAVDIAKRMQENFGDSMQIDMDILISGAILIDIGKLLEYEMQDGKLGTSSMGKIVRHPFSGASIAFKFGLPPEVQHIIGTHSKEGDLGMRTTESIIVHHADFVSFEPFKA